One window of Mobula birostris isolate sMobBir1 chromosome 16, sMobBir1.hap1, whole genome shotgun sequence genomic DNA carries:
- the LOC140210904 gene encoding uncharacterized protein, translating to MAHQRVHTGEKPFSCSDCGKGFTKSSQLLRHHSVHTGERPFTCSDCGKRFTRSSTLQRHQRVHTGERPFTCLDCGKGFTQSSTLLAHQSVHSGEWPFTCSHCGKGFTRSSALLTHQRVHNGVWPFTCSDCGKGFTRSSHLQRHQRVHTGDKPFTCSDCGKGFSQLSSLQSHQRVHTGEKPFTCSDCGKAFTHSSTLLAHQRVHTGERPFTCSECGKGFTRSSHLQIHQRVHTGERPFTCCECGKGFARSSHLQIHQRVHTGERPFTCFECGKAFTRSSHLLKHQQVHTG from the coding sequence atggctcaccagcgagttcacactggggagaagccgttctcctgctcagactgtgggaagggattcactaaatcatctcagctactgagacaccattcagttcacactggagagaggccgttcacctgctcagactgtgggaagagattcactcggtcatccaccctacagagacaccagcgagttcacactggggagaggccgttcacctgcttagactgtggaaagggattcactcagtcatccaccctattggcacaccagtcagttcacagtggggagtggccattcacctgctcacactgtgggaagggattcactcggtcatctgctctgctgacacaccagcgagttcacaatggggtgtggccattcacctgctcagactgtgggaagggattcactcggtcatctcatctacagagacaccagcgagttcacactggggacaaaccgttcacctgttcagactgtgggaagggattctctcagTTATCctccctacagagtcaccagcgagttcacactggggagaagccgtttacctgctcagactgtggaaaggcattcactcactcttccacccttttggcacaccagcgagttcacactggggagaggccgttcacctgtagtgaatgtgggaaaggattcactcggtcatctcatctACAGATACACCaacgagttcatactggggagaggccgttcacctgctgtgagtgtgggaagggattcgctcggtcatctcatctacagatacaccagcgagttcacactggggagaggccgttcacctgctttgaatgtgggaaggcattcacacgatcatctcacctactgaaacaccagcaagttcacactgggtag